The segment ATCCCGTTCAATTCTTGCCGCTTCTGCAAAAAGTCGCCGAAGCGCGGCCGGACCTTCAGATTTATATTTTGGCGTGGGACCACTCGATCGTCTTCATCCCGGAACGGGAATGGTGGCAACACTACCGTTTCCAGGAGACGACCCCCGAACAGATTCACTTTGTCTTCGATGCCCTCCACCCGGCCGGCGGGAGTCATCATCAGAAAATCGTCGTGGTCGACGGTCAGATCGGCTTCTGCGGCGGGCTCGACGTCTGCGGGGACCGCTGGGACACGGCGCAACACCGCCGGAAAAATCCGCTTCGAAAGAACGACGACGGCACCCCCTATAGCCTCTTCCATGACGTTCAGATCGGCATTCAGGGAGAGGCCGTCTCGGTGCTGGAGGAGATCTTTTGTAGCCGATGGAACGCCGCCACCGGGGAGCGGCTCTCTTTCGCCCCTCCCCGGGAGCGACAGCGGCTTGATCTTCCCCACACGTTGCGGCTTTCGCCCGGACCGGTTTCGATCTCCCGCACCGTTCCGATCGGAGCATGCGGGCAGACGACGCCCATCCACGAGATCGCCCAATTCTACGATGATGCCATCGCCTCCGCGGAGCGATTGATCCTGATTGAGAACCAATACTTTACCTCCCGCCGCGTCTACGAAGCGCTCCTGAAGCGGATCTCCGATAAAGACCGGCCGGCGGTGGAGCTGATCCTCATCCTTCCGCAGGCGGCCCAGAATTGGAAAGAAGAATTGGCGATCGGATTTGAACAGCGCCGGCTGCTTCAACATTTGGAAGATGCGGCGAAGCGGGCCGGCTCGCCGATCGCGATCTACACACCGATCAAAACCGGCAAGGGCCCGCTCCCGGCGACGCCGATCTATGTGCATAGTAAAGTCCTGGCGATTGATGATCGGATCCTCTCAATCGGATCGGCCAATACGAGCAATCGAAGCCTCGGCCTCGACACCGAATGCAATATCAATATTGAGGCCGAAGACGATCGCCGTCGGGGAGAGATCCGACAGAGCTGCTACACCCTCCTCGCCGAGCACCTCGAGCAGTCGACCGAGGCGGTTGAAGCGCTCATCCGGCAAAAAGGGGGGTGGGTGGCTGCACTCGATTCCGCCTGGTCTGAGGGGAAGGCGGGGCGGCTCCACAAAGTAAGCGAGACCCTTCCCGACTCCTGGATCGACCAGGTCCTCCCCGATGGAATCTGCTTTGATCCCGAATCGCCGCTGATCCCGGAAGATCTCTTTGAGACACTTTTCTCCGGAACCGGCGCGGAGACCGAAGGGGAGGGCGCAACCGGGGAGGAGAGGGAGAATAAACGGGAAGAGAAAGCGGTTCATGAGAAAAAAGAAGGATCCGAATCGGGATTGAATCGTCGATCGCTCTTAAAAGCGGGCGCTTTCTTTCTGCTCCCGCTGGTCGGCCTCTTTTTCTATCTCACGCTTCACCGGAAAGGTTTCGACCTCCACGCCGGCGTGGCGCTGTTGGATCAGGTTCGGGCATCGCATTGGACGGTTCCCCTTTTTGTCGCAGGCACCATTGTCGCGAGCGTGATCTCCTTTCCCCTGACGGTCTGCTTAATTTTGGGAGGCGTTTTGTTCGGCGCCTTCTGGGGGACCGTTTTGAATTGGACCTCGGCGCTGGCGGGGGCGATCGCTTCGTATTATTTGGGACTCTATCTCGGCAAGCCGCTCTTTCGGAGCCTTACGGAAAAGAAGATGCCGGCCCTCACCGACTGGATTAAGAAAAAAGGATTTTGGGCCATTCTCGTCCTCCGCGTGGTCGGCATCTTTCCTTTCACCTGGGTGAATTTCGTCGCCGGCGCGAACCGAATCCGGCTCTCGAACTACCTGCTGGCAACGGCGATCGGGATGTTGCCGGGAACCTTCCTCATCTCTTATTTTTCCAACTCCATTCTGCAAGGGACCACAAACCTCCATAAAGGGGTCCACCCGCTCTGGGTTGGAATCGTCGTCCTTCTTGTTTGGATCGGCTCCACCTTCCTGAAAAAGTGGTGGCTGCGACGCCAGGAAAGAGCCTTTTCCTAAACGGCCCTCTTCCAAATCGATTCTCTCTGTTTTAAGCGTTTAAAGGTAGGAAGGGAGGACCTCCTCCAACCGGCTGAAGGAGAGATCGAATTTCTCGAAGCGGTCGTGCTTTCCGCAGATATTGTCTTCTTGCAAGAGGATCAGCTGGTCGCGTGTCAACGGAGGGGTTTTAAACAGCTGCTCTGCAAGGGCTGCGGGCGGCTTCAACATCCAGATCGGGAGGTGGACTTTCGAGCGGCGCTTTCCCACGATTTGCAGGATGAGCGCAATCAGCTCATTCAACGTATACGTCTGCGGGCCGCAGAGGGGATCGGTCCGGCCCGGCATTATCGGATGATCTAACGCGGGATTGTCTAACGCACGGACAAAACAGGTGGCGACATCCTCCACCCAGACCGGCTGCAGACGGTTTTGGCCCGACCCTGGGACGGGGATGAATGGAAGGTAGGGCAGTGCGCGGATGAGAAGGTTGATCGCTCGATCTTCTTTGCCGAAGATCAGAGACGGTCGAAAGATCGTTGCATCGACCGGAGCGGAGCGGACCCGCTCCTCCGCCTCCCATTTCGTTTGGTGATATCGGCTTGGGGCATCGGCGCGGCTTCCGAGCGCGCTCATATGGAGGAGTCGGCGCAGGCCCGAGCGCCGCATCGCCTCCAAGACATTCAGGGTCCCTTTAACGTGGACCTGCTCAAAGCGCTCGCCGGGGGGCTCGACCAAGCGCCCGGCGAGGTGAATCACCGCCTTCGCGCCCGCCATTCCTTGGGTCAAGCGCTCTATGGAATCGATCCCGCCCCGAATCCACTCCAGCTTTTCATTTTCAATGAAGCGGCTTCGCTCGGCCCGATAGAGTGCTCGCGCCTCCCCTCCTTGAGAGAGGAGGCGACGAACGATGGCCCGCCCGACAAAGCCGGTCGCACCGGTGATAAAGACCGCAGCCATCCGACCCTGTTGCCCTGTTGAGGTGATCGATCTGATCTCGCTATTTTGCGAAGCGGAGCAGCCCTCGCCCTCTCGAGTAGGTAGAGATCCCCAAGAGGCGGTTCAATGGGCTGAACTTAAAATAGGCGGTGAGCAGACCATTGACGCCGATCACCCACATCGCCGCCCGCACCAATCGGCTCCGCCCGGCGAACAAGGCCAGGATGGGAAAGAAGAAACCGACGCCATAACGGATCTGTTGATCCAACCCGCCGACATTATAAGACTTCACTCCTTTGTATTTTTTTATCATACTTCCCTCCCTGCTATTCGGCACAAATGACTCCATTTTATGGTTGTGCTCGATCTCTTCCATCATAGCGCTGTCCGATCGACCGGCACAATCCCCATTTCGGATGATATCGGACCCTCATTGGGTAGTAGTCGGAAACGAACCTCAATGCTGAGGCCGGGTGATCTCTCCGGGCCGGAGTCTTTATCCGGTACAGGGCTTTGTTGACTTCCTTTTGTCAGAGGCCTATACTATCGTCCCTTAAGAAGAGAGCCACATCTCCCTCTGGGTCTATCATTAGTGAAAATAAACCGGGTCGCGTTGTCTTAAGAGATAAGATATTGAGCGGGAAGACCGAATCGCGACAGCGGCTCCCCGCCCCCTCTTTCGGTTGAGAATACAAGATGGCATCTGAGGTTCAACCTGCTGCCGGGCTTCCTGTCCCCGGCACTCCCACCGAGCTGCGGCGGGATGTCTCGGTCTGGGGCTCCTTTACTTGGGGCTATGCCGATGTGGGAGCGGATGTCTATGTCGCCTTAGGCCTGGTGATGGGCGCCGCCCACGGCGCGGCACCGCTCGCCTTTCTGGCCGCCGGCTGCGTCTATATCCTCATCGGCTTTGCCTATACCGAGCTTGCCTCGGCCTATCCAGTCGCCGGAGGAGGACAGTACTACTGTCTTCGGGGCCTGGGAGATATCTGGGGATTCATCGCGGGATCGGCACTGCTCCTCGATTATACGATCGACATCGCGCTGTTTGCCGCCGCTTCCGCCGGCTACATCAACTTCTTTTTTCCCGCCATCCAGCAATTTTCGATCGATCTCGGCCCCTTCCAAGGGATCAACCTCCTCTGGGCGGCCGAATCGCTTCTGCTGATTGTCCTTCTGATGGTCCTCAACATCCGCGGCATTCGAGAATCGTCCTTATTTAACTCGTTGATCGGCGCCGTCGATATGGTGATGGAGGGAAGCATCATTGTCCTCGGCTTTCTCTTCGCCTGGAGACCGGAAAAGGTCGTCTATCAATTTCAAAACGAATTTCCGTCGACCGAGCAATTCTTCTATGCCGTCTCGGTGGCGATTATCTCTTATGTCGGCCTGGAGTCGATCTCTCAAGCGGCCCAGGAGACGCGACGGCCCGCGACGATCATCCCGCGGACCTCGATCGCACTCATCTTTGTGGTTCTTCTCTTCGCCCTCTCGTTTCCGGTCCTCAGCCTGGGAATCGTAGACTGGCAGACCCTCGCGGAGCGCGAATCGGATCCGGTCGCCGCCCTCGCCAGCGCCATCCCCTACGTCGGTTTTTTGGCCGGACAGGCCGCTGCGGTGTTGGGGGCGACGATTGTGTTGATCTCCGCCAACACCGGGGTCATGGGCGCCTCGCGACTGACCTACAGCATGAGCGAATTTCATCTGCTCAGCCCCTGGTTCAATGCGGTCCACCCGAAATATCGGACTCCGGTCCGAAGCGTTGTCTTCTTTTCCGGGGTCGCCGCCGTTGAAGCCATCTTCAGTTTCTTGTCGGGCCCGAAGGCGATGGATACGATGGTGAACATGTATGCTTTCGGCGCCACCCTCGCCTATTTTCTTAGCTTCATTGCCCTGATTGCACTTCGGATCAAAGATCCCTATACTCCTCGGCCTTATCGGATGCCGTTTAATATTAAGGTGAAGGGATATTACATCCCGGTCCTCGGCACGGTCGGGGCGCTCGCCACCGTCGGAATGCTCGGCGTGGTCATCTGGACGCATGCGCTCGGCCGGATCGCCGGGCCCGGCTGGATCATTCTCTGGTTGGGGATTTATTTCTGGTACCGGTGGAAAAATGGGCTGCCGATGCTTCGGAGCGTCCCACGGGATTGGGAAAAGGACCAAATCGCCATCCTCACCTCCGCCGAAGAGTTCGATCTGCTCGAGCAATACAAGCTCGCGTTGGCGGAGCGAAACAAGAAAGAGTTAAAACATGTTACAAAATAGAGCGCGTTTTCGCTCTCTTTTTCGATCGTTGACACTGCGGGACCGGGTCATGCTGATCAACATGTTCCTCTACTTCCTGGTCGGGGGAACGCTCCTCTACCGCGCCTTTTTCCGGCATGCCGCCTGGCCGGCCTACCTGATCGCCGTCCTCTTTATTCTCGCCGGAAGCTATCGGTTCTACTCCCTCTACAAAGCGCTTATGAGAATCCCCGTCGATCCGGAGGCGTCATTAAAATGATTGCCCAGATCCATCCGTTGGGAGCCGCCATTGCCCTCTTTTTTGTCGTCTCGCTTTTTTCGATCCTCTGGTGGATGCTCCACCCGCCCCTCTATATTCCGGCGGCCGCCGCGAAGGCGCGGCGCTCTGTTTTTGCAGTGAAGAAAATCTTGGTGCCGACGGTCGGTCTTCCCTATGCGGAACGGGGGGTCGAGCTTGCCTGCCGCCTCGGCAGCGAGCAGGGGGCCGAGATCCTCCTCACCTATGTCGTCGAAGTGCCGCGTACGATGCCGCTCGGGATTCCGCTGCCGGAGGCGGAACAGGAAGGAAACGAGGCAT is part of the Candidatus Manganitrophaceae bacterium genome and harbors:
- a CDS encoding universal stress protein, which encodes MIAQIHPLGAAIALFFVVSLFSILWWMLHPPLYIPAAAAKARRSVFAVKKILVPTVGLPYAERGVELACRLGSEQGAEILLTYVVEVPRTMPLGIPLPEAEQEGNEALERASSIVKLHGLPSQKILQRARLAGEEIARIARERDIDMIILGIRSDPGLKGELLGRTSDIILRHSPCEVVIDKLPKES
- a CDS encoding APC family permease produces the protein MASEVQPAAGLPVPGTPTELRRDVSVWGSFTWGYADVGADVYVALGLVMGAAHGAAPLAFLAAGCVYILIGFAYTELASAYPVAGGGQYYCLRGLGDIWGFIAGSALLLDYTIDIALFAAASAGYINFFFPAIQQFSIDLGPFQGINLLWAAESLLLIVLLMVLNIRGIRESSLFNSLIGAVDMVMEGSIIVLGFLFAWRPEKVVYQFQNEFPSTEQFFYAVSVAIISYVGLESISQAAQETRRPATIIPRTSIALIFVVLLFALSFPVLSLGIVDWQTLAERESDPVAALASAIPYVGFLAGQAAAVLGATIVLISANTGVMGASRLTYSMSEFHLLSPWFNAVHPKYRTPVRSVVFFSGVAAVEAIFSFLSGPKAMDTMVNMYAFGATLAYFLSFIALIALRIKDPYTPRPYRMPFNIKVKGYYIPVLGTVGALATVGMLGVVIWTHALGRIAGPGWIILWLGIYFWYRWKNGLPMLRSVPRDWEKDQIAILTSAEEFDLLEQYKLALAERNKKELKHVTK
- a CDS encoding complex I NDUFA9 subunit family protein, whose translation is MAAVFITGATGFVGRAIVRRLLSQGGEARALYRAERSRFIENEKLEWIRGGIDSIERLTQGMAGAKAVIHLAGRLVEPPGERFEQVHVKGTLNVLEAMRRSGLRRLLHMSALGSRADAPSRYHQTKWEAEERVRSAPVDATIFRPSLIFGKEDRAINLLIRALPYLPFIPVPGSGQNRLQPVWVEDVATCFVRALDNPALDHPIMPGRTDPLCGPQTYTLNELIALILQIVGKRRSKVHLPIWMLKPPAALAEQLFKTPPLTRDQLILLQEDNICGKHDRFEKFDLSFSRLEEVLPSYL
- a CDS encoding VTT domain-containing protein, producing the protein MSDQKIITPGKSCYRVAQADQIDLLVDAAPYYAALYQSIIHARERIVFLGWQFDSRVSLLRGEEAAQARYPVQFLPLLQKVAEARPDLQIYILAWDHSIVFIPEREWWQHYRFQETTPEQIHFVFDALHPAGGSHHQKIVVVDGQIGFCGGLDVCGDRWDTAQHRRKNPLRKNDDGTPYSLFHDVQIGIQGEAVSVLEEIFCSRWNAATGERLSFAPPRERQRLDLPHTLRLSPGPVSISRTVPIGACGQTTPIHEIAQFYDDAIASAERLILIENQYFTSRRVYEALLKRISDKDRPAVELILILPQAAQNWKEELAIGFEQRRLLQHLEDAAKRAGSPIAIYTPIKTGKGPLPATPIYVHSKVLAIDDRILSIGSANTSNRSLGLDTECNINIEAEDDRRRGEIRQSCYTLLAEHLEQSTEAVEALIRQKGGWVAALDSAWSEGKAGRLHKVSETLPDSWIDQVLPDGICFDPESPLIPEDLFETLFSGTGAETEGEGATGEERENKREEKAVHEKKEGSESGLNRRSLLKAGAFFLLPLVGLFFYLTLHRKGFDLHAGVALLDQVRASHWTVPLFVAGTIVASVISFPLTVCLILGGVLFGAFWGTVLNWTSALAGAIASYYLGLYLGKPLFRSLTEKKMPALTDWIKKKGFWAILVLRVVGIFPFTWVNFVAGANRIRLSNYLLATAIGMLPGTFLISYFSNSILQGTTNLHKGVHPLWVGIVVLLVWIGSTFLKKWWLRRQERAFS
- a CDS encoding DUF2892 domain-containing protein, translated to MIKKYKGVKSYNVGGLDQQIRYGVGFFFPILALFAGRSRLVRAAMWVIGVNGLLTAYFKFSPLNRLLGISTYSRGRGLLRFAK